A section of the Drosophila subobscura isolate 14011-0131.10 chromosome A, UCBerk_Dsub_1.0, whole genome shotgun sequence genome encodes:
- the LOC117903811 gene encoding serine/threonine-protein kinase Nek5, giving the protein MSDKPQNVARSGEDPSDFAHKTLQDYEVLAVMGNGSFGTCYKVRDKSTGELFAWKGMNYDKLDDDKCDSLVSEISMLRQLQHPNIVQYYHHLVNREAKSIYIVMECCAGGDLSQLIQRARAQRQRFEERYIWRVLFQLCRALQVCHNKIPNGTILHRDIKPANIFLDAAGNAKLGDFGLARMLRRDQSFAASFVGTPHYMSPELVKGRQYDRKSDVWAVGCLVYEMCALRPPFRGRAFDQLSEKIAQGEFSRIPGVYSSDLQEIIAFMLAVDHEQRPGIEVIIRHPLVVRNISELDGEFPTLVQAGEDFNVPGMPGRLFEDLPELSSTMFTEQYSFNEDYGQRRLSVTGVFTPDLRSELFYSAKRRIFPATNKVQQSDPALYESIRREEQDADQPQKNRLEEAPSQSQNQSPRRLTQNIFDDVLQTRLHAIRAQESLLQQKLIELQARENELQLAEKRVQALQRELLEKLHQQPSAGTSCKCSQTGMAAPPIPPRRPHTKVHHDDTYCTIELNETSPTVAKLNLATLPAPKSLQSHANTLRKVTFQSPQKFVTYGIENVPPPPPPAAVPPPTVQPMQMSVSSNDSGDSQASSTRRKSILALFGLSRGSKSVPKPAAAAPANQLQAPQPVINRSRPPLALKPPAAQQPAGPGPAPAPAAPLATLWTKEQKKQAFELLAAMNAAEKDAAGGGSVAGGRRQHLRQSVRERNSTMQRNRMRRSLVVAGGGPQKLSSREQMLI; this is encoded by the coding sequence atGAGCGACAAGCCGCAGAATGTGGCCAGATCCGGCGAGGATCCATCGGACTTTGCCCATAAGACGCTGCAGGATTACGAGGTGCTGGCCGTAATGGGCAACGGCTCGTTCGGCACCTGCTACAAGGTGCGGGACAAGAGCACCGGCGAGCTGTTCGCCTGGAAGGGCATGAACTACGACAAGCTGGACGACGACAAGTGCGACTCGCTCGTCTCGGAGATCAGCATGCTgcgccagctgcagcatccAAACATCGTGCAGTACTACCACCATCTGGTGAACCGCGAGGCCAAGTCCATCTACATTGTGATGGAGTGCTGTGCGGGCGGTGATCTCTCCCAGCTGATACAGCGTGCCCgggcgcagcggcagcgcttCGAGGAGCGCTACATCTGGCGCGTCCTCTTCCAGCTGTGCCGCGCCCTGCAGGTGTGCCACAACAAGATACCCAACGGCACCATCCTGCACAGGGACATCAAGCCGGCGAACATATTCCTGGACGCGGCTGGCAATGCCAAGCTCGGTGATTTCGGTCTGGCGCGCATGCTGCGGCGGGACCAGAGCTTTGCCGCCTCATTTGTGGGCACACCGCACTACATGAGCCCGGAGCTGGTCAAGGGACGGCAGTACGATCGCAAGAGCGATGTCTGGGCCGTGGGATGTTTGGTCTACGAGATGTGCGCCCTGCGACCGCCCTTCCGTGGCCGCGCCTTCGATCAGTTGTCCGAGAAGATTGCTCAGGGCGAGTTCAGCCGCATTCCAGGCGTCTACAGCTCCGATCTGCAGGAGATTATTGCCTTCATGCTGGCCGTGGACCATGAGCAACGGCCCGGCATCGAGGTGATCATCCGACACCCGCTGGTCGTGCGCAACATCTCGGAATTGGATGGGGAATTCCCCACTCTGGTGCAGGCTGGCGAGGATTTCAATGTGCCCGGCATGCCCGGACGACTCTTCGAGGATCTGCCAGAGCTATCGAGCACCATGTTCACGGAGCAGTACAGCTTCAACGAGGATTACGGACAGCGACGGCTGAGCGTCACGGGTGTCTTCACGCCGGATCTGCGCAGCGAGCTCTTCTACTCGGCCAAGCGTCGCATCTTCCCCGCCACGAACAAGGTCCAGCAGTCGGATCCAGCGCTCTACGAGAGCATTCGACGCGAAGAGCAGGATGCCGATCAGCCGCAGAAGAACCGCCTGGAGGAGGCtccaagtcaaagtcaaaatcAAAGTCCTCGCCGCCTCACGCAAAACATTTTCGATGATGTGCTGCAGACGCGTCTGCATGCCATCCGCGCGCaggagtcgctgctgcagcagaaactgATCGAGCTGCAGGCACGCGAGaatgagctgcagctggccgagAAGCGTGTCCAGGCGCTGCAGCGGGAACTGCTCGAGAagctgcaccagcagccgTCAGCAGGCACTTCCTGCAAGTGCAGCCAAACGGGCATGGCAGCTCCACCCATTCCGCCGCGCAGGCCACACACAAAGGTGCACCACGATGACACCTACTGCACCATTGAGCTGAACGAGACCTCGCCCACGGTGGCGAAGCTCAATCTGGCCACACTGCCGGCACCGAAGTCACTGCAGAGCCACGCCAACACCCTGCGCAAGGTCACATTCCAGTCGCCACAGAAGTTCGTCACTTACGGCATAGAGAATGTTCCTCCGCCACCACCTCCTGCGGCAGTTCCTCCACCCACTGTGCAGCCCATGCAGATGAGCGTCTCCAGCAATGATTCGGGTGACAGCCAGGCCTCCTCCACACGCCGCAAATCCATTCTGGCTTTGTTTGGACTCAGTCGAGGCTCCAAATCGGTGCCCAagccagcggctgctgcaccaGCCAACCAGCTGCAGGCGCCACAGCCTGTCATTAATCGATCGCGGCCACCGTTGGCTCTGAAACCGCCGGCAGCACAACAGCCAGCGGGACCAGGaccggcaccagcaccagcggcaCCGCTGGCCACACTCTGGACCAAGGAGCAGAAGAAACAAGCCTTTGAGCTGTTGGCGGCCATGAATGCGGCCGAGAAGGATGCGGCGGGTGGCGGCAGTGTGGCCGGTGGGCGTCGCCAGCATCTGCGTCAGTCGGTGCGGGAGCGCAACTCGACGATGCAGAGGAATCGCATGCGTCGCTCCCTGGTGGTCGCCGGCGGTGGTCCCCAGAAGCTGTCGTCCCGCGAGCAAATGCTGATTTAG
- the LOC117903814 gene encoding acetyl-CoA acetyltransferase, mitochondrial, whose protein sequence is MSANLLQATRNLCAQARRSYSSKIQDVLVVSAARTPIGSFQSQLAPLSATQLGATAIEAAIERAGIAKSDVNEVIMGNVVSAGLGQAPARQAAIFAGLPTNVCCTTVNKVCSSGMKSVMLGAQSLMLGYADVVIAGGMESMSNVPFYLKRGATPYGGVNLTDGIVFDGLWDVYNKFHMGNCAENTAKKMGISRADQDAYAIQSYKRSALAWQANAFANEIAPVKIQQKRKPEVTISEDEEYKRINFDKFGQLATVFQRENGTVTAGNASTLNDGGAAVVLMSADAVKRAGLKPLARIVAFQDAETDPIDFPIAPAFAVPKLLERAGVRKEDVAMWEINEAFSLVALANMKKMDLDPAKVNVHGGAVSLGHPIGMSGARLVTHLAHSLKPGQLGCASICNGGGGASSILIEKL, encoded by the coding sequence ATGTCCGCCAATCTGCTGCAGGCTACGCGCAACCTCTGCGCCCAGGCGCGTCGCTCGTACAGCTCCAAAATCCAAGATGTCTTGGTGGTGTCCGCCGCCCGCACACCTATCGGCAGCTTCCAGAGCCAACTGGCACCGCTGAGTGCCACCCAGCTGGGCGCCACGGCCATCGAGGCGGCCATTGAACGAGCCGGCATCGCCAAGAGCGACGTCAATGAGGTGATCATGGGCAATGTGGTGTCCGCGGGCCTCGGACAGGCACCCGCCCGCCAGGCGGCCATCTTCGCCGGCCTGCCGACCAACGTGTGCTGCACGACCGTGAACAAGGTGTGCTCCTCGGGCATGAAGTCCGTCATGCTGGGCGCCCAGTCGCTGATGCTCGGCTATGCCGATGTGGTCATCGCCGGCGGCATGGAGTCCATGTCCAATGTGCCCTTCTATCTGAAACGCGGCGCCACACCCTACGGCGGCGTCAACCTCACCGACGGCATTGTCTTTGACGGCCTCTGGGACGTCTACAACAAGTTCCACATGGGCAACTGTGCCGAGAACACGGCCAAGAAGATGGGCATCTCGCGGGCGGACCAGGACGCCTACGCCATTCAATCGTACAAGCGCTCGGCCCTCGCCTGGCAGGCCAATGCCTTTGCCAACGAGATCGCACCCGTCAAGATCCAGCAGAAGCGCAAGCCCGAGGTGACCATCAGCGAGGATGAGGAGTACAAGCGCATCAATTTCGATAAATTCGGGCAGCTGGCGACGGTGTTCCAGCGGGAGAACGGCACTGTGACCGCCGGCAATGCATCCACGCTGAACGATGGCGGCGCCGCTGTCGTTCTGATGTCCGCCGATGCGGTGAAGCGTGCGGGGCTCAAGCCTCTGGCGAGGATTGTGGCATTCCAGGATGCAGAGACCGATCCCATTGACTTCCCCATTGCACCGGCCTTCGCGGTgcccaagctgctggagcgcGCCGGCGTGCGCAAGGAGGATGTGGCCATGTGGGAGATCAATGAGGCCTTCTCCCTGGTGGCGCTGGCCAACATGAAGAAAATGGACTTGGATCCTGCCAAGGTGAATGTGCACGGCGGCGCCGTCTCCCTGGGTCATCCCATTGGCATGTCCGGTGCCCGTCTGGTCACCCATCTCGCCCACAGCCTCAAGCCCGGCCAGCTGGGCTGTGCGTCCATCTgcaatggcggcggcggtgcctCCTCCATTCTGATCGAGAAGCTCTAA
- the LOC117903817 gene encoding uncharacterized protein LOC117903817: MNITSLLQFESMKYSGAQTQAAAINQFVASALRVFIEDFYQSLAPAFIVILSCRRPSPLNFYRNIMQLLYESVDTMIIQLVHHNHNQSRQRIEGPRTHNLLLVDSLDALLDIEIHTYTAQSDASEYYFIFLQQRDALIPQDMLGVFEYCWRHQLINCNVMTQSSGGQVLLHTYFPYAAHRQCGDTMPTEFNRFAAGAWQHRDYFPAKLRNLQQCPLVVLARRVQPFFDVDGRQQLRGLEGRLLHELAKRMNFSIRFRGLQEQQESHTTWTEQQLLQQLMQDRIAHLAIGYVRKRIQYAANLTAVFPHYSNKLVSCLLLNSHNLTSLEIWFFPFQTIAWLFLLGSLLGFFGILLLVCWRVGDRVSLLLAVYGAALGVPVAPLEQASLQLLFGSWLCFTLIVRAMYSALLYLILRYHVHQALPRSLMELVERGYTAVMSRITLQDLRVVSSLQQFVSLRSVIVASELDDEILRQLDQCSEGALAGTHPHFFGLLAQDALLHLTQRGHKAGAYYIVPQYVLEQQLAIYLPKHSHLVVQFDHLVMSIRAVGLMHYWAGQLASEQYFRSTFLYREKSIRQPDLWGIYAIAAALYFCSLIVFFWELMSVRWGHTPS; encoded by the exons ATGAACATAACCAGCCTGCTCCAGTTTGAATCGATGAAGTACAGCGGTGCCCAGACGCAGGCGGCGGCCATCAATCAGTTTGTGGCGAGCGCATTGCGCGTGTTCATCGAGGACTTCTACCAGAGCCTCGCCCCTGCCTTCATTGTGATCCTCTCCTGCCGTCGGCCCAGTCCGCTCAACTTCTATCGCAACATCATGCAGCTGCTGTACGAGAGCGTGGACACAATGATCATACAGCTGGTGcatcacaatcacaatcagAGTCGGCAGCGCATCGAGGGGCCACGTACGCAcaatctgctgctggttgACTCGCTGGACGCACTGCT GGACATTGAGATCCACACGTACACGGCACAGTCCGATGCCAGCGagtattattttatattcctACAGCAGCGGGATGCCCTGATACCGCAGGACATGCTGGGCGTGTTCGAGTACTGCTGGCGGCATCAGCTCATCAACTGCAACGTGATGACACAGAGCTCTGGCGGCCAGGTGCTGCTCCACACGTACTTTCCGTATGCGGCGCATCGCCAGTGCGGCGACACAATGCCCACGGAGTTCAATCGATTTGCGGCTGGCGCGTGGCAGCATCGCGATTACTTCCCCGCGAAGCTGCGCAATCTGCAGCAGTGCCCGCTGGTGGTGCTCGCCCGGCGTGTCCAGCCGTTCTTCGATGTGGatgggcggcagcagctgcgtggCCTGGAGGGTCGACTGCTCCATGAGCTGGCCAAGCGGATGAACTTCAGCATACGCTTCCGGGgactgcaggagcagcaggagagtcACACCACCTggacggagcagcagctgttgcagcagtTG ATGCAGGATCGTATCGCCCATTTGGCCATTGGTTATGTGCGCAAGCGGATCCAGTATGCTGCCAATCTGACGGCCGTGTTTCCGCATTACTCGAACAAGCTGgtcagctgcctgctgctgaacTCCCACAATCTGACCAGCCTGGAGATCTGGTTCTTTCCCTTCCAGACCATTGCCTGGCTCTTCCTGCTGGGCAGTCTGCTCGGCTTCTTTggcattctgctgctggtgtgctGGCGCGTCGGAGATCGAGTCTCCCTCCTGCTGGCAGTCTACGGTGCTGCCTTGGGCGTGCCCGTGGCCCCGCTGGAGCAGGCCTCCCTGCAGTTGCTCTTCGGCAGTTGGCTCTGCTTCACGCTGATCGTGCGGGCCATGTACTCGGCGTTGCTCTATCTGATCCTGCGCTACCATGTGCACCAGGCGCTGCCGCGCAGCCTCATGGAGCTGGTGGAGCGCGGCTATACGGCTGTGATGAGTCGCATCACCCTGCAGGATCTGCGCGTGGTGTCCAGCCTGCAGCAATTTGTCAGCCTGCGATCCGTGATTGTGGCGTCCGAACTGGACGATGAGATACTGCGTCAGCTGGATCAGTGCTCGGAGGGCGCATTGGCGGGCACACATCCTCACTTCTTTGGACTCCTCGCGCAGGACGCGCTGCTCCACCTCACGCAGCGTGGCCACAAGGCGGGCGCCTACTACATTGTGCCGCAGTAcgtgctggagcagcagttggCCATCTATCTGCCGAAGCACTCGCATCTGGTGGTGCAGTTCGACCACCTGGTCATGTCCATTCGCGCCGTCGGCCTCATGCACTACTGGGCCGGCCAATTGGCCAGCGAGCAATATTTTCGCAGCACTTTCCTGTACCGCGAGAAGAGCATCAGGCAGCCGGATCTCTGGGGCATTTatgccattgccgctgcccTATACTTTTGCTCACtgattgttttcttttgggaGCTCATGTCGGTCAGGTGGGGACACACTCCAAGCTGA
- the LOC117903231 gene encoding uncharacterized protein LOC117903231 has product MNTSSSSSSSSSSAIYSSYVERSRIDLQVEEANVYVAQALRYVIENVLAQLSATLVVTISTRDKGTARWFEYVMNTLVYSWRVAAVQLLRFSTDIERLRVRVPGRKRFNLLLVDSYEGLLNTNITEDNADFDDPEYYFIFLQTRDHLIPLELRLILDHCLAHYWLHCNVMIQTAEVDVLVYSYYPYTSEHCQAAQPVLVNHFDGQRMVNATMFPDKLAQLHGCPISVLTWHQPPFVELAWNDADGGLRASGFEIQLVEHLARLLNFTVELINLTLVQPELYRLANGTSEGPMEWLLQRRANLSLGYFRKTARRNQLLTTGMSYYSAPLVAVLQRESYRFGSLALLTFPFEWSVWLMLLGCLALQMAIRRAALPALELLLGQTLTRLPRAWLPRLVLAHWLYAVIPLRICYQSLLFHLIRMQLFATLPSSLEQLLAENFHGVCTANTLRMLHAMPLVARRTESFSGLHTPYDQEVLDTLQHAEGAKIFAIASMDVALAHLRSSSQPDSYHVVGQPVNVEYAGLYMPKHSYMYEKLNEAIRRLDDTGFIHAWRRAAFVAHRRQQDVPLAQERRRYISNSQLSGVYKLLALLYTICGLVFAIELLLQRWTLRGN; this is encoded by the exons AtgaacaccagcagcagcagcagcagcagcagcagcagcgcgatCTACAGCAGCTATGTGGAGCGTTCCCGCATCGATCTGCAGGTGGAGGAGGCGAATGTGTATGTGGCCCAAGCGCTGCGGTATGTCATTGAGAATGTGCTGGCGCAGCTGAGTGCCACGTTGGTCGTGACCATTTCGACGAGGGACAAGGGCACCGCCCGTTGGTTTGAGTATGTCATGAACACGCTGGTCTATTCGTGGCGCGTGGCAGCTGTCCAGCTGCTGCGCTTCAGCACGGACATTGAGCGGTTGCGGGTGCGTGTGCCTGGCAGGAAGCGTTtcaatctgctgctggtggactCCTACGAGGGGCTGCT CAACACAAACATTACCGAGGACAACGCGGACTTTGATGATCCGGAATATTACTTCATCTTTCTGCAGACGCGCGATCATCTGATACCACTGGAGCTGCGACTGATACTGGACCATTGCCTGGCGCATTATTGGCTGCACTGCAACGTGATGATACAGACAGCCGAGGTGGATGTGCTCGTTTATAGCTACTATCCGTACACCTCGGAGCACTGCCAGGCGGCACAGCCGGTGCTGGTGAATCACTTTGATGGCCAGCGCATGGTCAATGCGACAATGTTTCCCGATAAGCTCGCTCAGCTGCATGGCTGCCCCATTTCGGTGCTCACCTGGCACCAGCCGCCATTCGTGGAGCTCGCCTGGAACGACGCGGATGGTGGGCTGCGTGCCAGCGGCTTCGAGATTCAGCTGGTGGAGCATCTGGCCCGCTTGCTCAACTTTACAGTGGAGCTGATCAATCTGACGCTCGTCCAGCCGGAGCTCTATCGCCTGGCCAATGGCACCAGCGAGGGACCCATGGAGTGG ctgctccagcggcGTGCCAATCTGAGTCTTGGTTACTTTCGTAAGACGGCGCGGCGGAACCAGCTGCTGACCACTGGAATGTCCTACTACTCGGCGCCACTGGTGGCCGTGCTGCAGCGGGAGAGCTATCGCTTTGgctcgctggcgctgctcacGTTCCCGTTCGAGTGGTCCgtgtggctgatgctgctcgGCTGCCTGGCCCTGCAGATGGCCATTCGGAGAGCTGCACTGCCagcgctggagctgctgttgggtcAGACGCTGACGCGCCTGCCACGCGCTTGGCTGCCCAGACTGGTGCTGGCCCACTGGCTGTATGCCGTGATACCGCTGAGGATCTGCTACCAGTCGCTGCTCTTCCATCTGATCCGCATGCAGCTGTTTGCGACGCTGCCCAGCTCCCTGGAGCAGTTGCTGGCGGAGAATTTCCATGGCGTGTGCACCGCCAATACGCTGCGAATGCTGCACGCGATGCCGCTGGTGGCACGCCGCACGGAGAGCTTCTCGGGCCTGCACACGCCCTACGATCAGGAGGTGCTGGACACGCTGCAACACGCTGAAGGCGCCAAAATCTTCGCCATAGCCAGCATGGACGTCGCGCTGGCACATCTGCGCTCCAGCAGCCAACCGGACAGCTACCATGTGGTGGGTCAGCCAGTGAATGTGGAATATGCCGGCCTCTACATGCCGAAGCATTCGTATATGTACGAGAAGCTGAACGAGGCCATAAGGCGACTGGATGACACGGGATTCATACACGCCTGGCGACGTGCCGCCTTCGTGGCTCACCGCCGGCAGCAGGATGTGCCATTGGCTCAGGAGCGGCGTCGTTACATCAGCAACTCCCAGCTGTCTGGCGTCTACAAGCTGCTGGCACTGTTGTACACCATTTGTGGCCTGGTCTTTGCCATCGaactgctgctccagcgctGGACGTTGCGTGGAAATTAG
- the LOC117903816 gene encoding uncharacterized protein LOC117903816: protein MNITGLLSSYCDLSGEQENQINEFVARALLHIVHHHILSVTPSLVLILCCRSEHTCNFYNEMMSTLFRNWGLAPLQIVKVEQGVPWRPVAGRRHFNVIFTDSFAAFSEIRMEYYAREYNYNEHYFIFLQARDHLLQQEMRQIFEYCWRYHLIHCSVQVQKSNGDVLIYSYYPFSERSCADMSPRLINRYNGSTLLEPEIFPRKLRNLFGCPLRCALWNVPPFVEIRSESSVSGGYEGRLLLTLAERMNFSIAVRQLQAKNVRDEALELLRRHEADLTLGGIRQTVDRSLMATSTHNYYQTREVFGILDSSFELSSLDILFYPYRLQIWLAIGGVLALSALLQLAIERLLRETRPESRLWLNLELIFVGMPLLVAPRSHTGRLYCLLLMLYTLIIRTVYQGLLYHLIRTHQLNRWPQSIDALVQQNYTVVVTPVVHEVLSEIPSVQHMTFRILADVEEGAALEYLAANPQKSRHVSASALDMYIHFNRLSAERAQRLGQRTGQPVEADHFEIIAEDIVSMQMTMYLSKHSFLIDHLNDEIMWMRSVGLISIWARWELFESYLRNEQAFKQLGLVELYAMFLLVMLGHLLSLFIFLLELLSQRLVQLQRLFL, encoded by the exons ATGAACATAACCGGTCTGCTCAGCTCGTACTGCGATCTGTCCGGCGAGCAGGAGAATCAAATAAACGAATTTGTCGCACGCGCCCTGCTGCACATTGTCCATCATCATATACTCAGTGTGACGCCCTCGCTGGTGCTCATCCTGTGCTGCCGCAGCGAGCATACGTGCAATTTCTACAACGAAATGATGAGCACTCTCTTCCGCAACTGGGGCCTTGCACCGCTGCAGATTGTCAAGGTGGAGCAGGGTGTGCCCTGGCGGCCGGTGGCGGGACGTCGGCACTTCAATGTGATATTTACGGACTCATTTGCGGCCTTCTCCGAGATACGAATGGAGTACTATGCGCGGGAGTACAACTACAATGAGCATTACTTCATTTTCCTGCAGGCACGCGaccatctgctgcagcaggagatgcGACAGATCTTTGAGTACTGCTGGCGCTATCATCTCATCCACTGTAGCGTCCAAGTGCAAAAGTCCAACGGGGATGTGCTCATCTACAGCTATTATCCGTTCAGTGAGCGCAGCTGTGCGGACATGTCGCCGCGTCTCATCAATCGCTACAATGGCAGCACGCTCCTCGAGCCGGAGATCTTTCCCCGCAAGCTGCGAAATCTCTTTGGCTGCCCCCTGCGCTGTGCCCTGTGGAATGTGCCGCCATTTGTTGAGATTCGCTCGGAGAGCAGCGTCAGCGGTGGCTACGAGGGTCGCCTGCTACTCACCCTCGCCGAGAGAATGAATTTCTCCATTGCCGTGCGCCAGCTTCAGGCCAAGAATGTTCGCGACGAAGCCCTCGAGCTG CTGCGACGCCACGAGGCGGATCTCACGCTGGGCGGCATACGGCAGACGGTGGACCGCAGCTTGATGGCCACCTCCACGCACAATTACTATCAGACACGCGAGGTTTTCGGCATCCTGGACTCTAGCTTTGAGCTGAGCTCGCTGGACATTCTCTTCTATCCGTACCGCCTGCAGATATGGCTGGCCATTGGAGGAGTGCTGGCTCTGtcggcgctgctgcagctggccattGAGCGGCTGTTGCGCGAGACGCGGCCCGAGTCGAGGCTTTGGTTGAATCTGGAGCTGATATTTGTGGgcatgccgctgctggtggcgcCACGCTCGCACACCGGACGCCTctactgcctgctgctgatgctctaCACGCTCATCATTCGCACGGTGTACCAGGGACTGCTCTACCATCTGATTCGCACCCACCAGCTGAACAGATGGCCGCAGTCCATCGATGCGCTGGTGCAGCAGAACTACACGGTGGTCGTCACGCCCGTGGTGCACGAGGTGCTCTCCGAGATACCCAGCGTACAGCACATGACCTTCCGCATACTCGCCGACGTCGAGGAGGGAGCGGCCCTCGAGTATCTCGCAGCCAATCCGCAGAAGAGTCGCCATGTCTCTGCCTCCGCGCTGGACATGTACATCCACTTCAATCGCCTGAGTGCGGAGCGGGCGCAGCGGCTGGGCCAGCGCACGGGCCAGCCCGTGGAGGCAGATCACTTTGAGATCATTGCCGAGGACATTGTGAGCATGCAGATGACAATGTACCTCAGCAAGCACTCCTTCCTCATCGATCACCTCAACGATGAGATTATGTGGATGCGCTCCGTCGGCCTCATCTCCATTTGGGCACGCTGGGAGCTCTTCGAGAGCTATCTGCGCAACGAGCAGGCCTTCAAGCAGCTCGGCCTCGTCGAGCTCTATGCAATGTTTCTGCTCGTGATGCTCGGTCATCTGCTGAGTTTGTTCATCTTCCTGCTGGAGCTGCTATCCCAACGATtggtgcaactgcaacgcCTGTTCTTGTAG
- the LOC117903815 gene encoding uncharacterized protein LOC117903815, producing MSTAPSSKQLKNKKMSALNIDGVCSVLSMLQGYLPFSCCSEQPKEDSIEENIFFDSAVVDPAAVVVEDISKSKPAAAECKNLASPDKKSATLKKQPNAADYWFDIGRRSHATYVFNGEYSPDSTFEMDLATLEEEWIKFMMRNVEPEPPMIVAPLQEYELVAEVQFIRFTLDGILWLTDEDSSDEEEDDKSRCRSISC from the exons ATGAGCACAGCTCCCAGCAGTAAGCAGcttaaaaataa GAAAATGTCGGCACTTAACATTGACGGCGTGTGCTCAGTTTTGAGCATGCTGCAAGGCTACTTGCCGTTCTCATGTTGCTCTGAGCAACCCAAAGAGGACTCTATTGAAGAGAACATATTCTTCGATTCTGCTGTCGTTGACCCAGCTGCCGTGGTAGTTGAAGACATTTCGAAAAGcaagcctgctgctgcagagtgcAAGAATCTTGCCAGCCCCGACAAGAAGTCTGCCACATTGAAGAAGCAGCCGAATGCAGCCGATTATTGGTTTGACATAGGCCGCCGCTCCCATGCCACCTACGTGTTCAATGGGGAATACTCACCCGACTCCACTTTTGAGATGGACTTGGCCACCCTAGAGGAGGAGTGGATCAAGTTTATGATGCGTAATGTCGAGCCGGAACCTCCTATGATCGTGGCACCCCTTCAAGAATACGAATTGGTTGCCGAAGTGCAATTTATTCGCTTCACACTCGatggcattttgtggctgaCTGATGAAGATTCTTCCGATGAAGAAGAGGATGATAAGTCTCGTTGTAGAAGCATTTCttgttaa